The nucleotide window GGCCCACGCTTGAACTCGCCGTCGCAGCGATGGCCGTATCGTTGGCTATTTCGCTCCCTGCCGGCGTCTTCAGCGCGGTTCACAAAGGAAAGATGCCCGACTACCTCAGTCAGTTCGCTGCACTGCTCGGCGTATCGATGCCCAACTTCTGGCTGGGCTATCTACTCATCATCGTCTTCTCTCTCGAACTCGGTGTCCTTCCGGTGTCCGGCGTTGGGAGTTTCGAACGGTTGATTCTCCCTGCCGTGACGCTTGGAACCGGGATGGCCGCTATCGTGACCCGACTCGTCCGGTCATCGATGCTCGAGGTGCTGGACGATGAATACATTCGGACGGCCCGTGCGAAGGGGTTAAGAGAACGGATTGTCGTCTACAAACACGCACTTCGGAATGCACTCATCCCGGTCGTAACCATCGTCGGTCTCCAGTTCGGTTATCTGCTCAACGGTGCTGTCGTGGTGGAAATCGTCTTCCAACGACCGGGTCTCGGAAGCTTGCTCATCAATGCCATTTTCGCCCGCGATTACCCCGTTGTGCAGGGATTAGTGTTGCTTATCGCGGCCATCTTCGTCCTGACGAACTTCGCTGTGGATATCGTTTATCGCTATATTGACCCACGAATCTCGTTCGAGGGGGCCAGCGCATGAGCGATTCAGAATCCGATGCGATGACTGACGGCGGCGTCGTGGACGAGACGCGATTCCCGCGATATCGATCCGCCGTCGAGTCACGAGCGTTCCGCCAGTTCACCGCGAACAAACTGAACATCATCGGCCTTGTCATCGTCGTGACGGTGCTTTTCGGTGCGGTATTCGCCCCGGTTCTCACGACGTACAATCCGGAAAAGGGAGACCTCTTCGACCGATTGGAGCCACCATCAGAGGAACATCTCCTCGGAACTGACCAACTCGGTCGCGACGTTTTCGCCCGACTTCTCTATGGCGCGCGCATTTCGCTGGGAATCGCCGTTACGGTGGTGGGCATCACGTTGGTCATCGGAACCGCTGTCGGAGTGACAGCGGGATATGCAGGTGGATACGTGGACGAGGCGCTCATGCGCTTCGTGGATATCCTGCTCGCGTTCCCAGGAATTCTCCTCGCGCTTGTTATCGCGGGAATCCTCGGGCCGAGTCTCACGAACATCATGATTGCACTTGCCGTCGTCGGCTGGACGCAGTACGCGAGGGTCGTTCGCGGAAGCGTCCTCTCCGTGAAGGAAATGGAGTATGTTCGAGCCGCGCAATTGATGGGCGTCTCACGAACTCGTATCGTTCTCAAACACATCATTCCGAACGTCATCGCGCCGGTCGTCGTACTTGGCACGATGGATATGGCATACGTCATCCTCGGGACGGCGGGGCTATCATTCCTCGGTCTCGGCGCCCAACCGCCGACACCCGAATGGGGAACGATGTTGGCCTCCGGACGAAACTACCTCCAGGATGCGTGGTGGGTCGTGAACTTCCCCGGATTGGCGATTATGCTCGTCGTTCTCGGATTCAACCTCCTCGGTGATGGCCTTCGTGACCTTCTCGACCCCAAGGATATGGCCGATATGGAGGACAAGGGATTATGAGCAAACCATTACTCGAAATTGACGACTTACATACGCGATTCAGCACGCACGAAGGAACCGTTCACGCGGTCAACGGCGTCTCATTCTCTGTTGACCACGGCGAAATCGTCGGTATCGTTGGAGAAAGCGGGAGTGGGAAGTCCGTAACCGCACTCTCGCTTATGCGTCTCGAAAATCCGGGTCGTATCGTCGATGGCTCGATACGGTTTCAGGGAACAGAGTTAACGACGGCGTCATCCCAAGATATTCGCCGTCTCCGCGGCGGTGGGATGTCGATGGTCTTCCAAGACCCGATGACAACGTTGAACCCTGTCTTTACGGTGCGCGATCAAATCATCGAATCGCTCAAGGTACACGAGAAACCGAACTCGCAGAGCCTCCTCGACTTTCTCAACGCACCACTGTTCAGCAATCGGTCAGAACACAAACGCAAACAGGAACGCGCAGTTGAGTTGATGGAACAGGTTGGTATTCCCTACCCTGCGGAACGTGCTGACGCGTATCCTCACGAGTTTAGTGGGGGTATGCGTCAGCGCGTAATGCTCGCTATCGCACTCGCGAGCGAACCCGATCTCCTCATCGCGGACGAACCGACGACCGCACTGGACGTGACCATCCAGGCACAGATTCTGCGTGAACTGAAAACACTCAACGAAACGCATGGAATGAGCATTCTGATGGTAACCCACGACCTCGGTGTCGTCTCCGAGGTGTGCGATCGCGTCATCGTCATGTACGGTGGCGAGGTGATGGAAACCGGCTCAACGGACGACGTGCTCTCCGATCCGAAACACCCCTACACGAAGGCACTCCTCGACTGTATGCCACAGAATACGAGGCGCAAAGAACCACTCAACGTCATCGAAGGACAGGTACCGGATATGGTCGGTGGGACGACTGGTTGTCCGTTTGCCGACCGTTGTTCCCACACAACGAATGCCTGTACTAACGGCCCAATTCCGGAACACGACGTCGGTTCCGATCGCGTAGTGAAATGTGATGAAATCGAGTTCGTTAGCGATGCTGGTGTGGCGAGCGGTGGTGATGCCGAATGAGCCTTCAGCAACCCATGACAGGTTCGACGCCGGTCTTCGAAATCGAATCCGTCACGAAACGCTTCGCGCTCTCCGATTCGTTGCTCGACCGAGCCATCGGGACACGGGAGTTCGTCACCGCCGTCGACGATGTCTCCTTGACTATCCACGAGGGTGAAACGCTCGGACTCGTTGGAGAGAGCGGGAGCGGTAAATCGACGCTTGCGAACCTGATTACCGGGCTATACGAACCGACCGAGGGGACGATTTCCTTCGACGGTGAGCCAGTCGGTCACGTTTCCGCTCGATCGACCGACGTGCGCTCGGAAATCGGGATGGTATTTCAGAATCCGAAAGCGAGTATCGACCCCCGAATGTCGATTCGGGATGCTATCGAGGAGCCGATGAAAGCACAGGGCTGGTCACGCACTCGTCGCGAGGAGCGAATCGAAGAGTTGCTCACGCTGGTCAACTTGTCGGAGCATCACGCTGACCGCTACGCTCACGAACTCTCGGGCGGACAGGCACAACGAGTTGCTATTGCACGTGCGGTCGCACTCGAACCACGTGTGCTGGTGCTCGACGAACCCACATCGGCACTCGACGTGAGTGTTCAAGCGAAAATCACCAATCTACTGGTCGAACTGCAGGAGACGCTCGGCCTCACGATGCTGTTCATCGCACACGACCTCAGTGTCGTCGAACACATCGCCGACCGTGTCGCCGTCATGTATCTTGGGCAGGTCATGGAAGTTGCACCGACCGAACAACTGTTCGAACAACCAACGCACCCCTATACGAGTGCACTCCTTTCCGCGATTCCGGAGGTCGGGCCGGATGATGGCGAAACGGTGATTCTGGACGGAGATATTCCAAGCCCAGTGAATCCTCCGAGTGGCTGTGTTTTCCACACCCGGTGTCCGATTGCGCGACCGGAGTGTGCCGAAATCAACCCTCAGTACGAGGGTATTAGTCATGGACGGACAAAGTGTCTATATCCTATAGATGATGAAATCGAATCGGAGGCGGAACAATGACTAACGACAATTCCAACACCTCCGTGCCGTCCGATACTGGGTCAGCGGAGACCAGCAAATCAACGGACTCTACTTCAATTGAACCGAGTGAAAACGCACTACCCGCAGAGGATCTTCAGTATCCGGAGTTTACGTTCGAGGACGGCTCTATTTCTCCGGATGGATCGTTCGACCTCGAACGAACGCTGAAGCGTGACGAGATGGAAAACTGGCTCTCCGACCTTGCCGGAGGGCTCACCAGCCACGACATCGCCGTTGAATCGTCCGACCGCCACGTCACGTTCGGTATCCGGCCCGATGCAGTATCGATGGCGTTTGAACCGGACGACGATCATCGTGGAAAACTCAAGGTGTCGTTCGAGTTGGACGCGAAAGTCATGCTCGCGCAGGATACTGACAGTCCAAAGATCGGTGCCCGTGCCGGTCGTGGGTTCGTTCCCGTCGAGATGCTCACGACGGATCGGAAGCCGGAACATTTCCGGTGTTACAATTGGATCGAAAATCCCGTTGAAGAGGAGTAATCGCTGCTATTTTTCGAAGGGTTTGCTTTCGATTCACACAATGGAAGCTTTTTCACCGGGAGAAAAAACCCACAATGCTTACTTATAGACGCACTCATCATCGACCGTGTGTGAGGATTGCCGTCCGCGCGAACTCCTCGCCCTCTTGGGAGATGAATACGTGCAAACCGTACTTTCCGCTACGAGTGATAAGCCACTGTCAGCGAACGAATTGAGTGATATTTGTGGGACATCATTGCCGACAGTGTATCGGCGCATCGAAGAGATGGTCGCCTGTCACCTCCTTGCTGAACGAAACGAGATCGACGCTAACGGCAATCATTACAAGACGTATGAGGCACTGCTTGAGCAAGCAACCGTTCAGTTGGACGACGGCGAATTTGTCGTTGATCTTGACACCGTTGAACGAGAAGATGCACCGGATCGGTTCATGCGAATGTGGAACAACATTCGGGAGGATGAGTCATAATGCATATCGGACTCGTCGTCGCCAAAATCGTCGTAGCGATACTCGGCCTACTCATTGCATTCCAGAGTTATCGCGCCTACGCTCGGTACGACAGCAGTCCAATGTTGTATCTTGCACTCGGTTTCTCCCTCATCAGTATTGGCTCAGTCATCGAAGGGGTTCTCTACGAAGTCGTGAAATTGTCTCTCTTCTACGCCGGAATGGTTCAGTCAATCGTCGTCGCACTCGGCATGGTCGCTGTTCTGTACTCTCTGTACGGTCGGGAGCGCTAACGCTTTCGAACTGCCCTTGCTGGCTGAATCTCCTCTTGCCGCGGTAGGAATCAGTCTCGTCCTATTTAAATGGTTCTGCCGATTAAATCCAGTGAAAATACGCCATTCGCTTTTGAGCCCTCTGTATGTAGAACCGTTCACCAATGTCCAGGGAAAATTCTAATCACCGACGAAAACTACTACGACTTGCAGTCGTCGTAGCGCTCTTGACTGCTGCTGTCGCTGGCGTTGCTGCAGACACAACGACGACGGAGGGCCACGGTCATGGCGATGACGACCACGGAGAAGCCGAAACTACTAGCGCCCACCAGGAAGAGACCAAAACTACGAGTGACCACCATGGGGGTGCCGAAACTACGAGTGGTCATCATTCGGATGGGGACAGTCACGATGAAGGAACCGAAACCACTGGTGGTCACCATTCCGATGGAAATAGCGATGACCATCATGCAGGCGAGAGCAGCGGTGACCAGCATAACCAAAGTTCGATGGCGTGGCTGGCCAGTATCGCTGGCTTGCTCGCGCTCTCTGCGGTTTCCGTTGGACCCGTCTACTGGTTTGGAAAACAACGAAATCACATCTCGAATGTCGATGCTGCCCATGTTGCCGCAGTCGGACTTATTCTAGTGAGTGCAGCCGTTCACCTCTATCTATTCCTCCAGCACAGCGAACTCGAGATGCTCCTCGCTGGACTCGGATTTATCGGCGCAGTCGTCCTGTTTTTCCTCGGAATCAGCCGACGACTTCTCTACGCAGTCGGCATTCCGTACGTCGCAGCACAATTCGTTCTCTGGTGGATGAGTGACATGCCACACCTCCAGAGTTACGGCCTGCTCGACAAGGCCTCCCAAGCGTTGCTTGTCGTCGTCCTGACGTACCTTCTCATCGTGGAATAGCCCTCGCGACCGTGAAATACGAGACTATCTACCGATGCGCAGACAACCGCCATGGAGTGCAGGCCTTTCAAATCGAGATTCTCGTTGGTTGCTCGTTACCGGCAACCGGCTAGTCGTTGCTGCTGTGCTCCTCTCCAGCATACTGTTTCTGCTTGTTCTGTTCATGTCCGTCGGCGTTCTCTCCAGTCGGCCGTCGAGTCCAATGAACCTACTCTTCAGTGCGTTACTCGGCGGGAATTCCACGCTGATTTCTGTCGTGCTTTCGATCAACCAACTCGTTCTCTCGCGCGAGTTGGGCGCAACCGGTGAGTTCCATAGTTGGCTGTCCATCTTGCCTGATGAACCTTCGCACCCAAACTGCATCCTGACGGCGTTAGTTCGGGTTCCGGTGGTCATTTTGAAATAGTGGTGCAGAAACGGAACTCCGTATCGGGATGGTCTGTCGCTGTTGAATTTTGAAAGTAAAGGGTTGACCACCTATTTGACGTGGTTGCGCGGGTGTTTCACTCATATCCTGTGATTTATAATGGATAATTGGGTTAAATCTCCATCGCTTTCTAGATACTATGGCAACTAAAACCACGGAAGACGAACTACTCCGAACTGCTCTTATCGTTCTGGGTGTCATCGTCCTGATTCCAGTGCTGTTGATGGCCTTTGCGGTGCCGATGATGGGGATGATGGGTTGGTGGGGTGGTGGCATGTTCGGACGAGGAGTCTCGCCAGTATGGGGATTCGGTATGATGTTCGTGTGGCTCCTCGTTCTATTGGGCATCAGCTATGCTTTGTATCGTGGACTTGTCGGGCGCAGTGATAGCGCTCGTACTAATGACCCAGCGCTTGACGAACTCCGAACCGCATTTGCTCGCGGGGAAATTTCCGAAGAAGAGTTCGAGATGCGCCGGGAGAAACTTCGAACAGATAGGTAGAGTAACGACATTCCCGAAATCGGGTTACGATTGATCGGGGAAGCTCCCGGAGAAGTCGCCCGATTACGAGACTGTCATTGCGATCAACAGAAAAAGTCCTACTCTGTTAAATTGTATCACTGGGGTCGTGTTTGTCCGCCATTCGCTCGACTTCGGCCTCGTATCGGTTTTGGAGGGTCGAATCATCAACGGCTTCGAGATCGGCAGGTGGGACGTCTTTCGCAGCGGTCACCGAATCCATGTCGACCGCCTGTGCAGCGAGCTCTCGGCGATAGAGTCGCTTACCGTCTGGCGTTGCGTACTTAAGGATGATGAGATCACGATTGTTGTACCCACGCTCGACAAGCCACACACGGATATCCCCAGTTTCAGTAGCCATAGTGATAGTGACGGGAATCACGATGTTAGGCAGTTTGGTCTCCCTTCGCATTCGAAATCGGTGTCAGGAATACCTGAATTCGAGAGAATAGCGATACTCGCAGTTAAGTCTCTAATGAGTCTCGGGATTCGATGCCGTCCAGTGAACTGGGTCGGTGACGTACATTGAACTGCGGCACTATCCAGTTCTACCGAGTGAGTGCATTATACAGCCACGCGAAGGCGTAGATGAAGATGAAACTGATGATCGCTGCTTCGATCATGCCTGCTACGGTTCCGACAATGGTCGGTTCGAAGAACAGGTGCCACTGTTCCATCATCTCGACTGCGCCTTCGTAGACGCCGACTGCTCCAAAGATTCTCAGAAGGAGCATGACGACGGCTGAAACAATTGCCGCGGCACTAGCGAATGCTAGTGCGTTGAGTTTCATCGTTTCGTGGGCAGTCTCCGATTCGTACTCTCTATGGCTAGTGGTCGTAGTGCTCATACGTAGAGATACGTCGCGCTCGTTCAATCGGATTGCAGCTTAAATTCGAAAGCACTCGCCATTGCCCAATCCTCTGTGGCTTCATTTCGAACCAAAACGAAAGACAGGAGTAAGACCGTGTGAATAGTTCACATAGGATGTTTCGATATAAACGTCGTCGCGCTAAATGTAATAACAGTTTTAACCACCGTCTAGAAGATGCTCTGGTCGCTGACTCGCGGTAGCTGATTATCGTGCCAGATACTATCTTTCAGAGTAACCGTATGGATTGCCTATTCCTTCACATTTTTAAGGGCAATTGGCAAAAGTGATGCGGGCCAAGTTTCATGTATGGAAACCACTGTCGTCAGCGGAATCCTCGAATCGTTACGAATCGGGGTCGGTTTCCTTTGGACCGCTGCATGGGCAATCACTATGGGGTTAATGATCACGAGCCTCGTGCAAGTCTACGTCTCGAAAGAACGGATGGCACGCCTGCTCGGCGACGATGACCTCAGTGGACTCGCGAAGGCGACCGTCTTCGGTGCTGCTAGTAGTGGTTGTAGCTTCGGGGCCGTTGCTATCGCAAAGGGGTTGTTCAAGAAGGGGGCCCACGTGGTCAACGTTCTTGCGTTTATGTTCGCCTCGACGAATCTCATTATCGAACTCGGTTTGATGATCTTGATCCTCCTCGGCTGGGAGTTTCTCGTCGCCGAACTCCTCGGAGGCCTCATTCTCATCGCGGTGATGGCTCTTATCGTCCACGTAACACTCCCGGAAAATCTCTTTGAAGACGTTCGGAAGGAACTGAATCAGCAAGACCACGACCACGGTGTCACCGAGGATCCGACGTGTGGAATGGAGGGCAAGGACGAGTACTCGCTCATGACAGACGGGGGTGAAACACTGAAGTTCTGTTCCGCTGGGTGTCTGGAGACGTACCAGCAGGAGGTTGCGAGCAGTGGTGACTGGCGGGACGAGTTATTGACGTGGGGTGGCTGGTACAAACTCGGGAATCAGTATCGGAAAGAGTGGTCGATGATTTGGAAAGACGTTATCGCTGGTTTTCTTATCTCCGGCTTCGTTATCGTTTTCGTCCCACAGTGGGTCTGGAACAGTCTCTTCCTTCAGGGAGATGGCCTGCTCGTAAGTGCCGAAAATGCGATCATGGGTGTGACAATTGCCGTCATCAGCTTCGTCGGCAGTATCGGAAATGTTCCGTTCGCCGTTGCACTCTGGGGCGGCGGCATCAGCTTCGCGGGTGTCATTGCGTTCGTCTACGCCGACCTCATCACCATTCCGGTGCTGAACGTTTACCGCAAGTACTACGGCTGGAAGGTGACGCTCTACATCTTCAGTGTGTTCTTCGTCACGATGGCGTTCTCCGGATTTCTTATGGAGGAGTTGTTCACTGCCTTGGGTATCGTGCCAAACCTCGCTGGCGGGGAGACGGCGACCGAACAGACGTATTTCGAACTCAACTACACGTTCTATCTCAATGTCGTCGCGTTCGCGCTCTCGGGATTCCTCTTCTACGTCTACCGACGAGGACTTGGCGCACCCGGGCAGTACCGGGATCCCGTCTGCGGGATGCGGATCGACGACAGCGGTCCGAGCGTGACCCACGACGGTGAAACCTACTATTTCTGCTCCAATCGATGTAAGCAGTCGTTCGAGAGCAATCCGGCTGAGTTCTCGCAGCTACACCCACAAATTTCTGGGACGAGTTCTTCTCAAAGCCACGAGCATCATTGAACGACCCACTCTAGCCTTCGTCACTGCTTATATACCCGCTATAATTTCGCTCGGCGGAAACGACTTGTGTTGTTTTTAAAACACCATAGAATTGGCGCAGCAACGACATCGATAATCATCCCTTCGAATCCAGTATGAAAGAGCAACCCCAATCGAGTGGCCAGCCGTGCGACGGCCTTTCCGATACGGAATCGAGTCTCGAACTCCACGATGGACGAAACCTCTCCTACACCGAATACGGAGACCTATCCGGTACTCCAGTATTTTTCTTCCACGGAACACCTGGGTCCCGCATTTGTGTCCCGGACCCACTCGCAATATCGTCAAACAACGTCCGGTTCATCACCGTCGACCGACCCGGCTACGGTAAATCGACGCCGATTTCCAATCGATCCCTGATGGACTGGTCCGACGACGTGGCCCAGTTAGCCGATACTCTCGGCATTGAGGAGTTCGCCGTTGCAGGGCTCTCAGGCGGCGGACCATACGCACTGGCTTGCGGAGCAGCACTTCCGGATCGAGTTACAACTGTCGACGTGATTAGCTGCATGGCTCCGATAGGAGTGGGAAACACGACCGAGGGGATGTCGTTGTATAATCGGCTTGGATTCCTCCTCGCTCGTTATACACCATTCGTGCTACCACTGGTTCTCCGCTCGATGGCTCGGCAAGCACGAGATGACGCCGAAGCGGTCGTTTCCGACGCTCGCTCCCGATACACACCATCCGACCAGCAGATACTGGACGACCCAGATATCCGACGAGATATGGCACGCGAACTAGCGTCTGCGTACAAACACAGCGTCGAGGGGCACGTCGAGGATTTGAAGTCACTTGCACGGTCGTGGGAGTTCGAGCTCGCCGAAATCTCCATCCCGGTTCGACTGTGGCACGGCGGCGACGACCGCAACGCACCGCTTCCGATGGCCGAGTATCTCGCCGAAACGATTCCTCACAGCCATCTCACGATCTTTCCCGAGGAGGGCCACCTCATCGCGTACGAACACTTCGACGAAATTCTTGGCGCACTCGCCGAGAAGAGCGTCTCTAGACAGAACGGCACAAGAGAGTGACGAGCAAATCGCATCCAATGTGACTGCATACTCTCATCGGTAGCTTCGTTACGTGTGCCGCTGAACGGATACGGTATGCGGTTTCTCCGATTAACACTCGGTCCGGAACTCATCGCGCCCAGTCCAGCAGCGACCAGTGGCGAGGTACTCAACGTTCAGTACGTCTCCGATGGAACAGTTCTAGAGCTCTACTCGGTCGAGGGAGACCTGGATAGGATTTTACACCAGATGGAAACCAGTCCGAACACGTGTCGGTTCGAATATCTGGGCACCCAGGCTGGTAGGCATTACATTTTCCACTCCGGGCGTCCGAGCGAGGAAGTGCAGGCTCTCATCGAACTGCTAGAAGAGTTCCATCTGATGGTCGTCCTTCCGTTGCTATTCGATGATACGACTGGCGCGACGGTCGACATCATCGGGGAAGCCGAGTCCTTACACCAGGTATACAAGCAATTCCCGCCGGAAATTCGACACCGAACGACAATCGAACAAGTGGGCAAGTACGTCCCGAATTACTCTGGCATTCTGTCAGTCCTCACTGAACGCCAGCGAGAAGTGTTGCATGCGGCCGTCGCAGTCGGCTACTATGCGACACCGCGGTCGGGAACCGCCGAAGACGTTGGTGAAGTCGTCGGGTGTGCGCCGAGTACGGCGGCTGAACATCTTCGGAAACTCGAAGCACGACTCTTTATCCACCTCGTAGGCTCGGAGTGAGCGCGAAACTAAGAATCTCGTTTTTGTATAGACGGTACGTATACACTGCTTGGTGGAGTACTCTAGTGAAGAGGTGAGAACAGTGGTCGACTCACAACCTCAGTACAACGAGTTCCGATCTACGATTGCTGGCGTTACCATTGAAGGACGTGCCCACTCGCTGAGCGCGTGGTTCGTCCTCGCGCTCAGACTGGTCATTGGGTTCGCGTTCTTCTACACGGGTATCGAGAAGATTCTCGGCGGGTTCGACGCACAGAACTACCTCGTAAACGTCGCCGCGACGAATGGGAACCCCCTTGCAGGACTGTTCCTGTCGATGGGGCAGACGTCGTGGTTCGTCGATTTTGTGAACGTCGCCGTTCCGTGGGGAGAAGTGGCCATCGGACTTGGCCTCATAGTCGGACTTCTGACCCGTCTCGTGGCGTTCTTCGGTGCGTTCCTGATGCTCATGTTCTACTTCGGCAACTGGAACCTCGAACACGGGTTCATCAACGCTGATTTCATGTACCTGCTGGTATTCCTCTCTGTCGCTGCGTTCGGTGCCGGTCGTATTCTCGGTCTCGACGCCATCGTCGAACAGTACAAAATCGATGGACGGGCCTTGCTCGACCGATACCCTCAGTTGGAATACGTTCTCGGCTGAAACTCATATTTGACGCAAAAAACGGTGTTCGAACGAGTTCGCCGTTCGGCTGGCTCCGTAATCAGTGCATGCTGCGGCAGCTCTCGGCGCACTCGCTGAGAACGTCTGCACAGAGCTGGCAGTGGTCGTGGTCGTGTTGCTCGCATTCATCGGCACACGCCTCACAGACGTCCGCACAGAGTTCACCGAGTTGGTCGCTGTAGTCCGAATCGCGGGCCATGAACCGTGCGTGCAGCGATGCGATGTCCGCGACGTCACGGCAGAGACGGATGCACTCGGCCATGTCTTCGCCGTGGTCGGCACACGCATCGGCACACCACTCACAGGCTTCGGCGGCTTCCGTACAGATTTCAATGCAGTCGCGCTGTTCTTCGCTCAGGTGGTCGATCTCGGAGACGGTGTCTGAAAGCGACATTGCATCCATTACTATGGGATGCTGCTTTTCCGGGATTGTGGCTTCGATTGTAAAGGAACAACGACTGTAATCCAGACCATCGACGGGTTCGTGGAGGTGCTGTATTCGCAACGGACGAGCGCAGAATCCCGAGATTGGCCATGAACCATGGAACGTAACTCGCTGCTGTGGAGGATCTTCGTCCTCATGGGGTAAGTAGTCCGACCGGAGGTTTACAAACCGAAATAGGGAGGTTGATATTCGGTGGTTTGTTAACGGTCACGTTGATTCCATCGTTTCTACCGCGGTGTGTCTACTTTGAAGCATGCACTGGCTCTCTTCGACGTCCTCGCGTTTCCGTTCAAAATCCCACCCCTATGAGGCGTATCGCAGATACACGAACTGATGAGGAGACAAAAAGCGTGAAGCTATTACTCGTTGGCTGCCTCCTGCAGTGATTCGTACTGTTCGACGATCTCCTCGGCACAGGACGAGCAACAGACGTGGTACATATCCCCGGAATCGACTTCCACCGTCTCACCGTCGCCACTAATCTGGTTTCCACAGATTGAACATTGGATGCCAACGTCGCCACTTCGGAGCGCTGGTTGCCACGACGAATGCAGCACCGATTCGACTTTGTAGTCCTCGATTGCCGCCTCGTCTAAGGTGTCGGTGAACAACTCGTGAACTTCCGACGTGTCGAGAATCACTTTAGCTACGATACGCGATTCGACCGTCTGAAACACGTGTTCGACACCTTCGATGGATACCAACTGTGACCGGATATCCGCCGCCTTACTGGCTTGAACGTCGAGAATCAGCAGCAGTTCGTCGGCTCTCGAAAGCTGTGTTTGATCCATCTCGACGGTAAATCGTCGAACGATACCGAGGTCTTGGAGTCGTTCGACCCGGTTGGACACCGACGGAGGTGACAGACCGACGACGTCGGCAATCTCCCGATATGGGCGACGGGCGTCTTCGAGCAACAATTGCAGGATTTCGATATCGGTGGAGTCCAACTCGGTCATTAATGGGGTCGGGAGAGGTTCGGGGTAATTCGTGCAACTGCTTGTCGCTTCTTTGGAAGAGTGTGATAGTTCATGCTCAGCGTTCCACGGTATACCCTGCGTTCTCGATGGCTTGTGCAATGGTATCTGTGTCTGCGTTTCCGCTAACCCTGACCCGGTCGGACTCATTATCTGCGGCGGCGTTCTCAACGTCGTCTAATTCTTCGAGTGTCGATTCGACTGTCTGTTCGCATCCGCCACAGCTCATCCCTTCGACGGTAAGTTCGGTCGTCATATCGCGATAATACGGGCGAACGTCTTTTTCTCGTTTCGGCTTCGAATCCGCGCATCATCGGTCGATAAATTCGAGGTTTCAAAACTAAGCGATTCGAAGGCCTTTTCAGCCAGCGAGAAAACCCGAAATGCTTTATTCCGATTACAAGCATCCGTGACCGTGTGTGAGGATTGTTATCCACGCGAACTCCTCACCCTCCACCGGCGTAGTCGTCTTGCTCTTCCTCGGCGTGAACCGACGACTCCTCTACACGGGCGGCATTCCGTATGTCGCGGCGCAACTCGTCCTCTGGTGGACAAGCGGCATGCCACACTTCCAGGGTTACGGTTTATTGGACAAAGTTAACCAGACGCTGTTGGTCGTCGTCTTGGCGTACCTCTTGATCGCCGAATAACTGGACGATGCGAGTCGTCGCCGCTATTGTTCGCGTTGGAGGCGTTCCCGGCGCGTATCGAACTCCTCTTCAGAGAGGTCGCCGCGGGC belongs to Haladaptatus cibarius D43 and includes:
- a CDS encoding DUF7521 family protein; its protein translation is MHIGLVVAKIVVAILGLLIAFQSYRAYARYDSSPMLYLALGFSLISIGSVIEGVLYEVVKLSLFYAGMVQSIVVALGMVAVLYSLYGRER
- a CDS encoding SHOCT domain-containing protein; amino-acid sequence: MATKTTEDELLRTALIVLGVIVLIPVLLMAFAVPMMGMMGWWGGGMFGRGVSPVWGFGMMFVWLLVLLGISYALYRGLVGRSDSARTNDPALDELRTAFARGEISEEEFEMRREKLRTDR
- a CDS encoding winged helix-turn-helix domain-containing protein: MQTVLSATSDKPLSANELSDICGTSLPTVYRRIEEMVACHLLAERNEIDANGNHYKTYEALLEQATVQLDDGEFVVDLDTVEREDAPDRFMRMWNNIREDES
- the nikC gene encoding nickel transporter permease; the encoded protein is MTDGGVVDETRFPRYRSAVESRAFRQFTANKLNIIGLVIVVTVLFGAVFAPVLTTYNPEKGDLFDRLEPPSEEHLLGTDQLGRDVFARLLYGARISLGIAVTVVGITLVIGTAVGVTAGYAGGYVDEALMRFVDILLAFPGILLALVIAGILGPSLTNIMIALAVVGWTQYARVVRGSVLSVKEMEYVRAAQLMGVSRTRIVLKHIIPNVIAPVVVLGTMDMAYVILGTAGLSFLGLGAQPPTPEWGTMLASGRNYLQDAWWVVNFPGLAIMLVVLGFNLLGDGLRDLLDPKDMADMEDKGL
- a CDS encoding ABC transporter ATP-binding protein yields the protein MSKPLLEIDDLHTRFSTHEGTVHAVNGVSFSVDHGEIVGIVGESGSGKSVTALSLMRLENPGRIVDGSIRFQGTELTTASSQDIRRLRGGGMSMVFQDPMTTLNPVFTVRDQIIESLKVHEKPNSQSLLDFLNAPLFSNRSEHKRKQERAVELMEQVGIPYPAERADAYPHEFSGGMRQRVMLAIALASEPDLLIADEPTTALDVTIQAQILRELKTLNETHGMSILMVTHDLGVVSEVCDRVIVMYGGEVMETGSTDDVLSDPKHPYTKALLDCMPQNTRRKEPLNVIEGQVPDMVGGTTGCPFADRCSHTTNACTNGPIPEHDVGSDRVVKCDEIEFVSDAGVASGGDAE
- the nikB gene encoding nickel ABC transporter permease — translated: MWKFIVRRTATALLVLVGVSILTYALMFFTPGDPATTILRKQMGGRTPSSMAVQQFRVQHGLNDPIPIQYANWVWDILHGNLRQSYYENTPVSAMIMNRVWPTLELAVAAMAVSLAISLPAGVFSAVHKGKMPDYLSQFAALLGVSMPNFWLGYLLIIVFSLELGVLPVSGVGSFERLILPAVTLGTGMAAIVTRLVRSSMLEVLDDEYIRTARAKGLRERIVVYKHALRNALIPVVTIVGLQFGYLLNGAVVVEIVFQRPGLGSLLINAIFARDYPVVQGLVLLIAAIFVLTNFAVDIVYRYIDPRISFEGASA
- a CDS encoding ABC transporter ATP-binding protein; this translates as MSLQQPMTGSTPVFEIESVTKRFALSDSLLDRAIGTREFVTAVDDVSLTIHEGETLGLVGESGSGKSTLANLITGLYEPTEGTISFDGEPVGHVSARSTDVRSEIGMVFQNPKASIDPRMSIRDAIEEPMKAQGWSRTRREERIEELLTLVNLSEHHADRYAHELSGGQAQRVAIARAVALEPRVLVLDEPTSALDVSVQAKITNLLVELQETLGLTMLFIAHDLSVVEHIADRVAVMYLGQVMEVAPTEQLFEQPTHPYTSALLSAIPEVGPDDGETVILDGDIPSPVNPPSGCVFHTRCPIARPECAEINPQYEGISHGRTKCLYPIDDEIESEAEQ